A window from Triticum aestivum cultivar Chinese Spring chromosome 6D, IWGSC CS RefSeq v2.1, whole genome shotgun sequence encodes these proteins:
- the LOC123144694 gene encoding isocitrate dehydrogenase [NAD] regulatory subunit 1, mitochondrial gives MARRSAPLLRRVLSPAPPSPLAGAVSRRTVTYMPRPGDGAPRTVTLIPGDGIGPLVTGAVRQVMEAMHAPVCFETYEVHGDMPSVPPEVIESIRRNKVCLKGGLATPVGGGVSSLNLQLRKELDLYASLVNCFNLPGLPTRHDNVDIAVIRENTEGEYSGLEHEVVPGVVESLKVMTKFCSERIAKYAFEYAYLNNRKKVTAVHKANIMKLADGLFLESCREVATKYPGIQYSEIIVDNCCMQLVAKPEQFDVMVTPNLYGNLVSNVAAGIAGGTGVMPGGNVGQDHAIFEQGASAGNVGNDKIVQQKKANPVALFLSSAMMLRHLQFPSFADRLESAVKSVIAEGKYRTRDLGGTSTTQEVTDAVIAKLD, from the exons ATGGCGCGGCGATCCGCCCCTCTCCTCCGGCGCGTCCTCTCCCCGGCCCCTCCATCCCCCCTCGCTGGCGCCGTGTCCCGCCGTACCGTCACCTACATGCCGCGCCCCGGAGACGGCGCCCCGCGCACCGTCACGCTCATCCCGGGCGACGGCATCGGGCCCCTCGTGACCGGCGCCGTGCGCCAGGTGATGGAGGCAATGCACGCGCCGGTCTGCTTCGAGACGTACGAGGTCCACGGCGACATGCCATCGGTGCCTCCCGAGGTCATCGAGTCCATCCGCCGCAACAAGGTCTGCCTCAAGGGCGGTCTCGCTACACCCGTCGGCGGAGGTGTCTCCTCCCTCAATCTGCAGCTGCGCAAGGAGCTCGACCTCTACGCTTCCCTCGTCAATTGCTTCAACCTCCCTGGCCTGCCCACCAGGCACGACAACGTTGACATCGCCGTCATCAGGGAGAACACGGAGGGCGAGTACTCGGGTCTCGAGCACGAGGTCGTTCCTGGCGTCGTCGAGAGCCTCAAG GTGATGACGAAGTTCTGCTCTGAAAGGATTGCCAAATACGCCTTTGAGTATGCTTACCTCAACAATAGAAAGAAAGTGACGGCAGTGCATAAAGCAAACATCATGAAGTTAGCTGATGGTTTGTTCTTGGAGTCCTGCCGTGAGGTTGCGACGAAGTATCCTGGAATTCAATATAGTGAAATCATTGTGGACAACTGCTGTATGCAGCTTGTTGCAAAACCTGAACAGTTTGATGTTATG GTCACCCCAAATCTTTATGGCAATCTGGTGTCTAATGTTGCTGCAGGTATTGCTGGAGGCACGGGTGTCATGCCTGGAG GCAATGTTGGTCAGGACCATGCCATCTTTGAGCAGGGCGCTTCTGCAGGAAATGTGGGAAATGACAAGATTGTGCAACAGAAGAAAGCTAATCCAGTTGCTCTGTTTCTCTCGTCCGCCATGATGCTGAGGCATTTGCAGTTCCCGTCATTCGCCGACCGGCTGGAATCAGCAGTGAAGAGTGTCATTGCAGAAGGCAAATACAGGACCAGGGATTTGGGCGGCACCAGCACCACCCAGGAAGTCACGGATGCAGTAATCGCCAAACTTGATTAG
- the LOC123144693 gene encoding uncharacterized protein yields the protein MASHLDFRYLDEGLGGERGKRKRREEEADAADSMELDADAPRPSKLRAVASQSDPSKPAAFGSPTYDGVIAGRVSGRTWKEPRTRRSSALMVSRKPVPLEQRVRDKSLKKAYQARVAELKDEIRQNKVAKRKQKEEREKRKKENVLRTGSKLQKVTNPKTIQKIAKSKNRGQLRVVSDDIFGGKKSEAARRMQVPGLEN from the coding sequence ATGGCCTCGCACCTCGACTTTCGCTACCTCGACGAGGGCCTCGGCGGCGAGCGCGGCAAGCGcaagcgccgggaggaggaggcaGATGCCGCCGATTCCATGGAGCTCGACGCCGACGCGCCCCGGCCGTCCAAGCTCCGTGCAGTGGCCTCCCAGTCCGACCCGTCCAAGCCGGCGGCCTTCGGGTCGCCCACCTACGACGGCGTCATCGCCGGGCGCGTCTCGGGGCGGACATGGAAGGAGCCACGCACGCGCCGCTCCTCCGCGCTGATGGTGTCCCGGAAGCCCGTCCCTCTGGAGCAGCGCGTGAGGGACAAGTCCCTGAAGAAGGCGTATCAGGCGCGCGTGGCGGAGCTCAAGGACGAGATCCGGCAGAACAAGGTCGCCAAGCGCAAGCAGAAGGAAGAGCGGGAGAAGCGCAAGAAGGAGAACGTGCTGCGCACCGGCTCGAAGCTGCAGAAGGTCACCAACCCCAAGACGATCCAGAAGATCGCCAAGTCCAAGAACCGAGGTCAGCTCAGGGTCGTCTCCGACGACATCTTCGGCGGCAAGAAGTCCGAGGCCGCCCGCCGCATGCAGGTGCCCGGCCTGGAGAACTGA